Proteins co-encoded in one Pelobates fuscus isolate aPelFus1 chromosome 5, aPelFus1.pri, whole genome shotgun sequence genomic window:
- the LOC134612116 gene encoding solute carrier family 12 member 3-like, with protein sequence MDCTEKECSIGRLMIQHLANNSMSGHLESLTPDELEESSEHYSQEVQSSENKNDHNHCVYAHTVVSEIKHAKTLSSMPEHCSNQTTAYSPNNDKRLAHNSESLASLEGSSFSDELSSGYTSTIDGQTLEVPEEHVQEVLNQLNQSIEAFSSGLHMIPFSRDSQTPGEGDHSIKPRSSFSEGIFLNPANLPLCQNLVSKKQLAYNTLDATPRHDYYIHSVAPGRLKRSRPSLDLLRNAILDEQQMVPVPLDQDVESGDKDKAEEVEVADENNAKKKEKEKGKWEPVRFGWIKGVMIRCMLNIWGVILYLRLPWITAQAGIGLTFLIILMSVLVTSITGLSISAISTNGKVKSGGTYFLISRSLGPELGGSIGLIFAFANAVAVAMHTVGFAETVRDLLIENNAVISDPVNDIRIIGVITVAVLLAISLAGMEWEAKAQVAFFFVIMVSFANYIVGTLLPPTEEKQSKGFFGYQSSIFLENIVPDWRGETGTFFGMFSIFFPSATGILAGANISGDLKDPAVAIPKGTLMAIFWTTISYLAISATIGSCVVRDATGILNDTIPVNQTMDCEGLSCQFGWNFTACGDTEPCVYGLSNHYQAMSLVSAFSPLITAGIFAATLSSALACLVSAPKVFQCLCKDKLYPVIGFFGKGYGKNNEPIRGYILTFIIAIAFILIAELNTIAPIISNFFLCSYALINFSCFHASITNSPGWRPSFRYYSKWTSLFGAVVSVVIMFLLTWWAALIAVSIIVVLLGYVTYKKPDVNWGSSVQAGAYNMALTYSVNLTGVQEHVKNYRPQCLVLTGPPNLRPALVDFVSSITKNTSLMICGNVLTESEKMSDSDGHIQWLNTRKVRAFYSVICESSLRAGAKNLMQVSGLGRLKPNTLVLGFKSTWQSDPGQSLEDYFGVINDAFDCQFGVCILRIKDGLNVSKKVHGEVNMAFQDSDDELECNKEQEKEPPSPVPESVTQANTTFQSRQGKKSIHIYWLYDDGGLTLLIPYLLTRRKRWAQCKVCVYIRGKNENAEQEKKEIQTLLEKFRLGFHDVVVLTDIEEKPKPKTMKMFEDLIASYKFNEGQVQDGESNIPPWAIRETDLLNYMAKSERYMRMNEILQENSKDAALVAISLPVVSKAVCPSSLYMAWLETISQDLNPPVIFIRGNQQDSLTMYCQ encoded by the exons ATGGATTGCACAGAAAAAGAATGTTCCATTGGCAGACTCATGATACAACATCTGGCTAACAACTCCATGTCTGGTCATCTTGAAAGCTTGACCCCAGATGAGTTAGAAGAGTCCAGTGAGCACTATTCCCAAGAAGTGCAGAGTTCAGAAAACAAAAatgaccataaccactgtgtttaTGCCCATACTGTTGTGAGTGAAATTAAACATGCAAAAACATTATCCTCTATGCCTGAACATTGCAGTAACCAAACTACTGCATACTCACCAAACAACGATAAAAGACTGGCACATAATTCTGAAAGTTTAGCTTCACTAGAAGGCTCATCTTTCAGTGATGAACTGTCATCTGGATACACATCAACTATTGATGGGCAAACTTTGGAGGTGCCAGAAGAGCACGTGCAAGAGGTTTTAAATCAGCTGAACCAATCAATTGAGGCATTTAGTTCTGGGCTTCACATGATTCCTTTCTCCAGAGATTCTCAGACTCCTGGAGAAGGAGACCATTCCATAAAGCCTCGGAGTTCCTTCTCGGAGGGCATTTTCTTAAATCCTGCCAATCTACCACTATGTCAAAACCTGGTTAGTAAAAAACAACTGGCCTACAATACACTGGATGCCACACCTAGGCATGACTACTATATCCACTCTGTAGCTCCTGGGAGGCTGAAACGAAGTCGTCCATCCTTGGATCTACTGCGTAATGCCATACTA GATGAGCAGCAAATGGTCCCAGTACCTTTGGACCAAGATGTGGAATCAGGTGACAAGGACAAAGCTGAGGAAGTGGAAGTGGCCGatgaaaataatgcaaaaaagaaagagaaagaaaaagggaagTGGGAACCTGTTCGATTTGGATGGATCAAAGGAGTCATG ATTCGTTGCATGCTCAATATCTGGGGGGTTATCTTGTATTTGAGATTACCATGGATCACAGCACAGGCCGGTATAG GTCTCACATTCCTCATCATTCTGATGTCTGTCTTGGTGACGTCAATCACTGGTTTGTCCATTTCTGCTATATCCACCAATGGCAAAGTCAAGTCAG GTGGAACATACTTCCTCATCTCTCGCAGTCTGGGACCTGAGTTAGGAGGCTCAATTGGGCTCATCTTTGCATTCGCCAACGCAGTTGCTGTAGCCATGCATACAGTGGGCTTTGCAGAGACCGTTCGAGACCTTCTCATA GAAAACAATGCCGTAATTTCTGATCCAGTAAATGACATCAGAATCATTGGTGTAATAACAGTGGCAGTTCTGCTTGCAATCTCATTGGCTGGAATGGAATGGGAAGCAAAG GCTCAGGTCGCATTCTTCTTTGTGATCATGGTGTCTTTTGCAAATTACATAGTGGGAACACTTCTCCCTCCCACCGAAGAAAAGCAATCCAAGGGATTTTTTGGCTATCAGA GTTCTATATTTTTGGAAAATATTGTTCCTGACTGGCGGGGTGAAACTGGAACCTTTTTTGGCATGTTCTCTATTTTTTTCCCATCTGCTACTGGTATCTTGGCTGGAGCAAATATTTCTGGAGACCTAAAG GACCCAGCAGTGGCAATCCCCAAGGGAACACTGATGGCTATATTCTGGACCACCATTTCATATCTGGCAATTTCTGCTACAATAG GCTCCTGTGTTGTCCGTGATGCAACTGGTATTTTGAATGACACAATTCCTGTGAATCAGACGATGGATTGCGAAGGACTGAGCTGCCAGTTTGGCTGGAACTTCACTGCATGTGGAGATACGGAACCCTGTGTTTATGGCTTATCTAACCACTACCAA GCAATGAGCTTGGTGTCAGCATTCAGTCCTCTCATCACCGCTGGTATCTTTGCTGCCACTCTTTCTTCGGCCTTGGCTTGCCTTGTCTCTGCTCCAAAAGTTTTCCAG TGCCTTTGCAAAGACAAGCTATACCCTGTTATTGGATTCTTTGGAAAAGGTTATGGGAAGAACAATGAACCAATCCGTGGTTACATTCTGACATTCATCATAGCTATTGCATTCATACTTATTG CTGAGCTAAACACCATTGCTCCAATTATTTCCAACTTCTTCCTCTGTTCCTATGCACTAATCAACTTCAGCTGTTTCCATGCTTCCATCACCAACTCACCAG GATGGCGCCCCTCTTTCCGCTATTACAGCAAGTGGACATCCCTTTTTGGTGCAGTGGTGTCTGTGGTCATCATGTTCCTCCTCACATGGTGGGCTGCTCTAATAGCTGTGTCCATCATTGTAGTCTTGCTAGGTTATGTGACCTACAAAAAACCAG ATGTCAACTGGGGATCCTCAGTGCAAGCTGGAGCCTATAACATGGCCCTAACATACAGTGTGAACTTAACGGGAGTACAGGAACACGTCAAGAACTACAG GCCGCAGTGTCTTGTTCTTACTGGACCACCAAATTTACGTCCAGCTCTGGTTGACTTTGTCAGTTCCATAACCAAAAACACAAGCCTCATGATCTGTGGAAATGTGTTGACT GAAAGTGAAAAAATGAGTGACTCAGATGGACACATACAATGGTTGAACACAAGGAAAGTGAGAGCGTTTTATAGTGTGATCTGTGAAAGCAGTTTGAGAGCTGGAGCCAAAAATCTCATGCAG GTGTCTGGTCTGGGACGTTTAAAACCAAACACTCTGGTCTTGGGATTTAAAAGCACTTGGCAAAGTGACCCAGGGCAGAGTTTAGAAGACTATTTTGGAGTTATAAA TGATGCATTTGACTGTCAGTTTGGGGTGTGCATTCTGAGGATTAAGGATGGTCTTAATGTGTCCAAGAAGGTGCATGGCGAAG TTAATATGGCCTTCCAGGACTCTGATGATGAATTGGAGTGCAACAAAGAACAGGAGAAAG AACCTCCTAGCCCAGTTCCAGAAAGCGTGACTCAAGCAAATACTACCTTCCAGAGCCGCCAAGGCAAGAAAAGCATTCATATCTACTGGCTGTATGATGATGGAG GTCTAACACTCCTTATACCATATCTGCTGACTCGCAGGAAGCGTTGGGCCCAGTGTAAAGTTTGTGTTTATATCAGAGGGAAAAATGAAAATGCAGAGCAAGAAAAAAAAGA AATTCAAACACTCCTGGAGAAATTTAGACTTGGCTTCCATGACGTTGTAGTATTAACAGACATTGAAGAGAAACCAAAACCCAAAAC GATGAAAATGTTTGAGGATCTTATTGCTTCATACAAATTCAATGAGGGACAGGTACAAGATGGAGAATCGAATATCCCTCCATGGGCCATCAGGGAGACTGATTTACTCAATTACATGGCCAAG TCGGAACGCTACATGAGAATGAATGAGATTCTACAGGAGAACTCAAAGGATGCTGCCCTTGTTGCAAT AAGCCTGCCAGTTGTCAGCAAAGCAGTTTGTCCCAGTTCCCTCTATATGGCCTGGCTGGAAACCATTTCACAGGACCTCAACCCACCAGTAATTTTTATCCGTGGCAACCAGCAAGACTCGCTAACGATGTACTGTCAGTGA